From one Anticarsia gemmatalis isolate Benzon Research Colony breed Stoneville strain chromosome 20, ilAntGemm2 primary, whole genome shotgun sequence genomic stretch:
- the LOC142981719 gene encoding phospholipase A2-like, whose translation MKTILLCLTAMMLNVQCYSCWVMTDINTKMLANSVYADERLDDRIAESLQKQFLIFPGTKWCGAGNSADNYDDLGPERETDMCCREHDHCPDVIAGGETKHNLTNTAFYTRLHCECDEVFHDCLKAANTTTSKLIGSIYFNALMTKCFREDYPIDECIKKGGLFNTKCVEYSYHTNETKLYQWFDVPVFSLSS comes from the exons ATGAAGACAATACTTTTGTGTTTGACGGCAATGATGCTTAATGTTCAATGTTATTCCTGCTGGGTTATGACTGatattaatactaaaatgttaGCTAACAGTGTGTATGCGGACGAAAGACTGGATGACAGGATAGCTGAGTCGCtgcaaaaacagtttttaatatttcccG GTACGAAATGGTGCGGCGCAGGTAACTCGGCTGATAACTATGACGACTTGGGTCCGGAGCGCGAGACCGACATGTGTTGCAGAGAGCACGACCATTGTCCCGACGTCATCGCGGGGGGAGAGACCAAGCATAACCTTACCAACACTGCGTTTTATACCAG GTTGCATTGTGAGTGTGATGAGGTGTTCCACGACTGTCTGAAGGCTGCCAACACGACGACAAGCAAGCTTATAGGCAGTATCTACTTCAACGCGCTAATGACCAAGTGCTTTAGGGAGGACTATCCTATCGATGAGTGCATTAAAAAAGGAGG ATTGTTCAACACGAAGTGTGTAGAGTATTCGTATCACACGAACGAGACCAAGCTCTACCAATGGTTCGACGTACCAGTATTTAGTTTAAGTAGTTAA